The Agaribacterium sp. ZY112 genome includes the window TAGCTTTGACAATCACAGCATAAGCAATGAACATGAAATGAAGAACTTTGTACGACTTTAAGCTCGCCTTTTACCTTGCTACAGCTACATTCGAGTTTAACTGTATTTGACATAATGTCTCTCACAACATTTTATTAACTCCATAATACCTAAGTAACAACACTAAGTCAGAGGATAGATGCGGTTAAGATCGAAGAAAACTGATCCAAGAAAAAAGCAGGAGGAAGGGATATACAAATATCATAAAGCCAAAAAAGGGCTGTAAGATATACAGCCCTCAAGAATATACTAATCGACACAAACAGCTGTTGTAACAACGTAAACGTTAGGGCCCACTCCAGCGTCTTTATTTTCAGTCCACCACCAACCATAGCCCCAATTGTCATAGGTAGCGTAAAAACCTTGCTGTAGCATTTTCCCACCAGCTACCCAACCATAAGCATGTCCTTTACTACGACACCAAGCTTCAGTGGTTCCCGGCTCTACAGTAAAGCTAAGATAGGAGCCATCTACAGTAGCAACCTTTGGATTGTTATAAGTTGTTTGCCCAGCAAGAGCTAATGATGAGACAGCCAAAAGGCCTGTTGCTATTACAATTTTATTAAACATTCTTCATCCTTTGAAATAACTGTTAAAGTGAAAAAAAAGCATAACAGCTGTATTTATTTTGATCAACACAGAGCTTGTGATTTTTGATCGAAACCAAAAAATAATAGTTGGCACTTAATCACTCTTGACACTATAAAATTCGAATAAATAATTAATGAATAAAGCGACAACACGATTCGATTTTACTATATTATTTATTACAATCCCGACTAGCACCAACTGGCTTCATTTTCTGGCTGCTTTAGCAACTCCTCCACATTCGCTAGGAGCACTCGATAACCGACGTTGCCATAAAGTATCTGCCGACCACCATCCAACACATAAGATGGACTACCTTTAATACCAAGTTGCCTTGCGCTCTGATAGTCATTCATTAACGCAGCCAAAGCAGAGCCGTTATTCATACAGGCTTTAATGGGTGGCGTATCTAACCCCCGATGTTCAATTAAGCCATATAAGCCCTCTACATCGCCGATATCATAAAGCTCAACAAAAAAGGCTTTGCGAAAAACCAAAGCTAGCTCAGCGCTTTTATCCGCACCATAGGCTAACTCAGCTGCTTTTAGAACAAGATGAGAACTTGCAGAACTTGCCGGGCGGCTTTCTTTCCAAATGTTTTTATGTACAGGAGCGTCATCGTATTGTTCAGCTGCGTGCATAACATGCTCAGCAAAGCCTTCATAAGCGCCTTTAGCTTGCCACTGTGTTGACATCTTTGTCTGTACATCACCAAAAACATCCACATAGTGATAACGTAACTCAATCTGATTATTAAGGTCTTTATTTAACTGATCGATGCGACGCTGGGCAATCCAAGCCCAGACACAAAGCACATCAGAGTAATAATCGATAACCAGTGGTTTATTCATATTTATTCCTTTAATGGCATCTTGGAAAACACACAATAAAAACACCAATAAACTATTAGCTACTTTCTGTAGAAGTTTCTTCCTTGCACTTTATGGAGCCAATATACTTTGGATCACTAAAAGCTATGGGCACGAGCACAGAACCAACCATTGCCGAAGACTCACCTTTCAAGTCATTACGAGTCAACTCTAAAACCTCATAACCTAAAGGACACAGCTCCGAGGCACGAATATGCCAACGCTCAAGAACTAAACTAGGATCAACTTTCCCATACATTTCATAAGACAGCGAATAACTATTTTCGCCAATAGCTTCGTCTTTATAACCGCCGCTCATGACTTTAAAAGCCTGATAATCAACCTTGACACAAGACACCAAACTAAAGCAAAAAACCAACAGTAATAATTTACTCATTCTTTAATTTAACAAGGCCATATTTAATTAATAAAAAATAAAAGACCTCTGCGGCTATGGCTATAGGAGCCACAACAGATAAGAGGTAATGTTCAGTGCCGTAGAGCATAATTAATGGTGGAATAATAACCGCCAAAATCGCGACAACAGCAATAAGCCCAGACCTTTTATCGACATGCACATCCTCTTTACACGAATCACATTTGAACTTTAATGGGTTTGGCGTTCTTAACAGAGCCATAAAAGACACATCCGCACCACAATGATGACACTTAGACATCGCTTTTCTCCTTAATAAAATAATCTTTTATATCACTTTTATACAACAGCCAAGCCATAAACAATGGTATAAGTATATTTTCAAGCATGGCCCCCACAGGAAAAGCGCCACGTTCACTATCTAGAAACACAAACACCTCATCAGAGATACTTAGCAACACATTAACCAACACCACAGAAAAAAGAAGATGTAGGCCTAGCTTGTTTCTCTTTACAATAAGAGCAAGTGCAAAACAGTGCACGGTCAATGCTAAGGACCAAAGGCCCACATGGATAAGCGACAACAGACTTGCATCGGAAATAAACACTAAGAGCAACGATGCCAAAAACGGCCACAGGCTGTAATACGCTATACAGCTAAAGCTACAAAACAGAGTGATTGTTTTATTCATTACCTAGCAGCAGCCACTATTATCAAGGTCATTTTCATAAGCAAAACCTTAACATGCTTTCAAATAAACCGTAACACAGAGCCTGTTACTAGAGGCGTCACAAAAAAAGGCCAAAGATTCTCACCTTTGGCCTTTCAACTTTCACTTATTTAGCTGTTATCTTCAGCTTTACTTTCACTTCACACTTAATCTAAAAAGCATCAGCACTAAATAAGCGCTTTAATGCCCGGTAATTGGCCCACGCAGGCTAGTGAACCAATACATACAATAACGGCAATCACTGGAATCAGTTTGTCATTACGGCTTAACTCTTTGGCGCGATCTTTATCACCAATTAATCCAAAGTTATCAAGCAACATAGTTAGCGCCCAGCCAAATACAGGGTTAACAAGCGCACAAGAGAAGATGCAAATACCGGCGCTTTGCGAGCTCTTGGTATCTTTAACCATTTGCATACCCGCTTCCATAAGAGGAAGGAAAACGCCAACAATCAGAGCAACACGCAATACGGGCTCCCACATGGCTAGATCCATCGGATAACCCAAGACCGCAGCAACAACACACAACAAACCAGTTAGCAATGCTCCACCCGGAATTGGACGCTTAGCAATTGCAGCGGGAATCATATACGTACCCCAAGAAGAAGCGAGGTTACCGCCACCCAAGCCTGCACCGATAATCTGACGCACTGAGCTTACCGCCATAGTGTCGTCAACATTCATCAACACACCTTTAGCTTGTGGAGGATAGTTCAGCTCTTGGAAAACTCGGTGCCCCAAGAAATCTGGCGACCACATGGCAACAGCCAAGATAGAGAAAGGAATAACAGCAATAAAGCTATTTACATCTGGCCAGCCCAGCTGCCACCCCGTGTTTTCCCCCCACCAATAAAACGGACTCATATGAGGCAGGCCCGGCTCGGTAGAAAACTCAAATGGAGCGCCCATAATCAAAGCAACAATACCGGCAATGGCCGAGCACAGCGGAATAGCCAACCAACGTTTTTGCACACGCGCCAAATACGCGTAAACAATAATAGTGGTGACAATCACCATAAAACCAACAGGGCCTTCTTCTAAACCTAAAGACCAGCCCTTTAATTTACCAATTTGGCTAATCAGCCCCACAGCACCAAGATAAATCAGCAGGCCACCACGGACACCCTCGCCCGTTAGCGCAACCAGTTTAGACCCGCCCTTGGTAATACTAAGCAAGATACCAAATACACCCACCATAATCCCCAGTGCCAGAGGATGCCCACCGGCTGCAGCAATAAGTGGAATCAAGGGGATCATAGGCCCGTGGGTACCGGCCAAGTTTGAATTGGGGTTAAGAATGGCTGAAAAAAGAACAACAAAGAGCACGCCGGCAATCAGCAATTCAAAGCGCACATTCTCAGCAATAAACTCAGGGCTTAAGCCAAATTGAGCAGCAAAAGCGGCGACCATGGCCGTCACCATCACAATCTTACCAATGGTGGCCGCAAGCGCAGGCACCCAATCTTCTATTTCTACACCAAAGTCGCGACCAGGCAGATTAATGCCCCAGCGCTTAAACGACATGATTTTTAGTTCGTTCTCTAGGTACTCATTACGAGTAGCAAACTCACTGGCGGGTTTGTGGCGCTGACGGTAAGTCGTCGCTTCTTGATCTGACATCGATCGGCCTCTTTCGTGCGAAGGCAGAACCTGCAGTAAAGGCGCTTGTTCCGTAGCCACCATTACAAAGCTCTGTGCAGTTTTAATTGGTTGTTGTATTGGCTTAGGCTGCTGAGGCAGCTCTGAGCAGAGCCTAGATTAAGACTTTGGCACAAGCGTGACTTGAGCTGGGTCGTATTGCAGCCATTAGTTCCCTTTGGCTTTAGAGATTATTCACTCCCTTTGATCTTGGTCATTGCTGCTTTGGCGCCACTTAGCACAAGCAGAAAATACAAGCCCGTGTACAATAGCCCTTTGCTAAAAACACCATAGAGAACACAAGCATGCTAGATAGCGTATTGCGCGTTTATGGCGAAAGCTTTGACGTAGAGGCTTTTCTTGCCCAGCACCCCATCGACGCCCACTTAGAAGCCTATAACATTGGCGATACCGATATACTCGGCGGCGCTTGTGAACACAGCGGCTTTGATGCACTGATCTCTGAAACCGCTGATGCACAGAGCCATCAACTCGAGCTTTACGCCTTCTTAGAGAAACACAAAAATAGCCTTCTCGCCTTAAAAGCGGAGCAAGCGCAATGCGTCTTAGATATTGGTTTAGGTCTAGCTTTAATAGAAAACAACGGCACTAGCGCTAACAGTAATATCGTACTCAGTAGCAAGCTTATAAGCCTGTGCAACGAGCTCGGTTTGAGCATAGAGTTTTCAGCCTATCCACAGATGGATGAAACCCTTGAAGAACCTGGAAATCATTAAACTAACGCCGCTAGAGTTAGCCTGCGCATCAAAATTAAGATCATAGCGATACCAATACTTAGATAGATCACTTCTTACGAACAAAGAATGGCCAAACGCCCTAAAGAGAGTGCTACAATGTTGTTTAGTGCGCCAAGGCAAGAAGCCTAGCCCTTAATCAATAC containing:
- a CDS encoding DsbA family protein yields the protein MNKPLVIDYYSDVLCVWAWIAQRRIDQLNKDLNNQIELRYHYVDVFGDVQTKMSTQWQAKGAYEGFAEHVMHAAEQYDDAPVHKNIWKESRPASSASSHLVLKAAELAYGADKSAELALVFRKAFFVELYDIGDVEGLYGLIEHRGLDTPPIKACMNNGSALAALMNDYQSARQLGIKGSPSYVLDGGRQILYGNVGYRVLLANVEELLKQPENEASWC
- a CDS encoding DUF3360 family protein encodes the protein MSDQEATTYRQRHKPASEFATRNEYLENELKIMSFKRWGINLPGRDFGVEIEDWVPALAATIGKIVMVTAMVAAFAAQFGLSPEFIAENVRFELLIAGVLFVVLFSAILNPNSNLAGTHGPMIPLIPLIAAAGGHPLALGIMVGVFGILLSITKGGSKLVALTGEGVRGGLLIYLGAVGLISQIGKLKGWSLGLEEGPVGFMVIVTTIIVYAYLARVQKRWLAIPLCSAIAGIVALIMGAPFEFSTEPGLPHMSPFYWWGENTGWQLGWPDVNSFIAVIPFSILAVAMWSPDFLGHRVFQELNYPPQAKGVLMNVDDTMAVSSVRQIIGAGLGGGNLASSWGTYMIPAAIAKRPIPGGALLTGLLCVVAAVLGYPMDLAMWEPVLRVALIVGVFLPLMEAGMQMVKDTKSSQSAGICIFSCALVNPVFGWALTMLLDNFGLIGDKDRAKELSRNDKLIPVIAVIVCIGSLACVGQLPGIKALI